TGTTGATTCCGTTTGAAGTGGTTAGGGAAACTCAACCCGGAAGCGGCCAATATCTTTTTGGGGTCAACTCTCAAGAGGCTGTTGAAAAAGGGGATAAGTTAGCTTGAACATAGTGTACGGCCTGCTTGTCTAATCAGGATGCGTGGACGACAGCAAAAGCAGCAACCCTTGTTTGTGAATATCCGGCTGGAGGAGATGGTTCCGGGGAATCATCTTTTACGGCGCATCGAGCGCAAGATTGACTTCAACTTCATCGACCAAAAGACCCAGGACCTCTACAGCACAATCGGAAGGCCGTCAATTGATCCCCAAGTTTTGGTGCGAATGATGTTTATCGGGTATCTTTTTGGCATTCATTCGGAACGCCGTCTGTGCCAGGAAGTGCATTTGAATCTGGCTTACCGTTGGTTCTGCGGCTTGGGACTGGAAGACAAGGTGCCGGATCATTCGACCTTCACCAAGAACCGGCATGGGCGTTTTGCCGGAACGACCTTGTTCCGGGATTTATTTTATGCGGTGGTGGACCAAGCCTTGGCGCGGGGCTTGATCCAAGGGCGGCATTTGAGTGTCGATGCCACCACGATGCAGGCCAATGCCTCCTTGGACAGTCTGGAGCCGAT
The DNA window shown above is from Candidatus Methylacidiphilales bacterium and carries:
- a CDS encoding transposase, with the protein product MRGRQQKQQPLFVNIRLEEMVPGNHLLRRIERKIDFNFIDQKTQDLYSTIGRPSIDPQVLVRMMFIGYLFGIHSERRLCQEVHLNLAYRWFCGLGLEDKVPDHSTFTKNRHGRFAGTTLFRDLFYAVVDQALARGLIQGRHLSVDATTMQANASLDSLEPIVVPMSAEGYWQEVEAQNPVPEENPPDPNPDSKTDKPKISNATHRSQSAPQARLFAKRFEKTRLPYSDNVLMDNGSRFILDVEVTEPNVHQEGQAAASMVQRSRFRLKIDPQSIGG